One region of Anthonomus grandis grandis chromosome 22, icAntGran1.3, whole genome shotgun sequence genomic DNA includes:
- the LOC126748604 gene encoding beta-1,3-galactosyltransferase 5-like isoform X1, whose translation MMVSTYYLLTIFRIKEKSNLLGISLLISTILIYLTVYRLTTIPKTMECISLYQRPHENHRIKIKPFKHSFPFEELESNDFTKLVNLTNFSFTNVNESVCKEADVLLLVLVPSAPKNGKKREAIRKTWGYAAKDTKVLFMLGISSDEGVERAVQEESSIHKDIVQGNFIDAYTNMTYKAVMSLKYAIYYCPEASYILKADDDSFVNMPFLRNFLRHDVSPYGAENLFLCNDMSGSPALRDPTSKWYVPEQDFPDKFFPSYCSGWYAVFTPDICFKLYREAQKLKYLYIDDAFVYGIAGKKGGVKHVDFAYYTLAYRDLRLLWNGTYDDLPIMFGSPNMGPDLIYKAYDYFRDKPVKQSINKQLGNVD comes from the coding sequence gaataaaagaaaaatcaaactTACTAGGAATATCGCTCCTCATTTCAACCATACTAATCTACTTGACTGTGTATCGCCTAACAACCATACCAAAAACCATGGAATGCATAAGCTTGTACCAGAGACCACACGAGAATCATCGCATTAAAATCAAACCGTTCAAACACAGTTTCCCATTTGAAGAACTCGAATCTAATGACTTTACTAAACTGGTTAATCTCACAAACTTCTCGTTTACTAACGTTAATGAATCAGTTTGCAAGGAAGCAGATGTTCTGCTGTTGGTTCTAGTGCCTTCGGCACCTAAAAATGGAAAGAAACGTGAAGCCATCAGGAAAACTTGGGGTTACGCAGCCAAAGATACCAAAGTATTATTTATGTTAGGAATATCTAGTGATGAAGGCGTTGAGAGAGCTGTGCAAGAAGAAAGTAGCATTCACAAAGATATTGTGCAAGGAAACTTCATAGATGCTTATACAAACATGACTTATAAAGCAGTAATGAGTCTTAAGTACGCCATTTACTACTGTCCAGAGGCCTCTTACATACTAAAAGCTGATGACGACTCATTTGTAAATATGCCATTTTTAAGAAACTTCTTAAGGCATGATGTTTCACCTTATGGAgcagaaaatttgtttttatgcaATGACATGAGTGGCTCTCCAGCCCTAAGGGATCCAACCTCCAAGTGGTATGTTCCAGAACAAGATTTTCCAGATAAATTCTTCCCCAGCTACTGCTCTGGATGGTATGCCGTATTCACTCCAGATATCTGCTTCAAATTATACAGAGAAgcacaaaaattaaagtatttatatatcGATGATGCGTTTGTTTATGGGATTGCCGGCAAAAAAGGCGGAGTGAAACATGTTGATTTTGCTTACTACACTTTGGCTTATCGCGATCTCAGATTACTTTGGAATGGCACTTATGATGACTTACCCATTATGTTTGGATCTCCTAACATGGGTCCTGATTTAATTTATAAGGCGTATGATTATTTCAGGGATAAGCCGGTGAAGCAGTCGATAAATAAGCAACTTGGTAACGTTGACTAA
- the LOC126748604 gene encoding beta-1,3-galactosyltransferase 5-like isoform X4 yields MVVLRIKEKSNLLGISLLISTILIYLTVYRLTTIPKTMECISLYQRPHENHRIKIKPFKHSFPFEELESNDFTKLVNLTNFSFTNVNESVCKEADVLLLVLVPSAPKNGKKREAIRKTWGYAAKDTKVLFMLGISSDEGVERAVQEESSIHKDIVQGNFIDAYTNMTYKAVMSLKYAIYYCPEASYILKADDDSFVNMPFLRNFLRHDVSPYGAENLFLCNDMSGSPALRDPTSKWYVPEQDFPDKFFPSYCSGWYAVFTPDICFKLYREAQKLKYLYIDDAFVYGIAGKKGGVKHVDFAYYTLAYRDLRLLWNGTYDDLPIMFGSPNMGPDLIYKAYDYFRDKPVKQSINKQLGNVD; encoded by the exons ATGGTCGTTTTAA gaataaaagaaaaatcaaactTACTAGGAATATCGCTCCTCATTTCAACCATACTAATCTACTTGACTGTGTATCGCCTAACAACCATACCAAAAACCATGGAATGCATAAGCTTGTACCAGAGACCACACGAGAATCATCGCATTAAAATCAAACCGTTCAAACACAGTTTCCCATTTGAAGAACTCGAATCTAATGACTTTACTAAACTGGTTAATCTCACAAACTTCTCGTTTACTAACGTTAATGAATCAGTTTGCAAGGAAGCAGATGTTCTGCTGTTGGTTCTAGTGCCTTCGGCACCTAAAAATGGAAAGAAACGTGAAGCCATCAGGAAAACTTGGGGTTACGCAGCCAAAGATACCAAAGTATTATTTATGTTAGGAATATCTAGTGATGAAGGCGTTGAGAGAGCTGTGCAAGAAGAAAGTAGCATTCACAAAGATATTGTGCAAGGAAACTTCATAGATGCTTATACAAACATGACTTATAAAGCAGTAATGAGTCTTAAGTACGCCATTTACTACTGTCCAGAGGCCTCTTACATACTAAAAGCTGATGACGACTCATTTGTAAATATGCCATTTTTAAGAAACTTCTTAAGGCATGATGTTTCACCTTATGGAgcagaaaatttgtttttatgcaATGACATGAGTGGCTCTCCAGCCCTAAGGGATCCAACCTCCAAGTGGTATGTTCCAGAACAAGATTTTCCAGATAAATTCTTCCCCAGCTACTGCTCTGGATGGTATGCCGTATTCACTCCAGATATCTGCTTCAAATTATACAGAGAAgcacaaaaattaaagtatttatatatcGATGATGCGTTTGTTTATGGGATTGCCGGCAAAAAAGGCGGAGTGAAACATGTTGATTTTGCTTACTACACTTTGGCTTATCGCGATCTCAGATTACTTTGGAATGGCACTTATGATGACTTACCCATTATGTTTGGATCTCCTAACATGGGTCCTGATTTAATTTATAAGGCGTATGATTATTTCAGGGATAAGCCGGTGAAGCAGTCGATAAATAAGCAACTTGGTAACGTTGACTAA
- the LOC126748604 gene encoding beta-1,3-galactosyltransferase 5-like isoform X2, with protein MRFCLWQTCSERGIKEKSNLLGISLLISTILIYLTVYRLTTIPKTMECISLYQRPHENHRIKIKPFKHSFPFEELESNDFTKLVNLTNFSFTNVNESVCKEADVLLLVLVPSAPKNGKKREAIRKTWGYAAKDTKVLFMLGISSDEGVERAVQEESSIHKDIVQGNFIDAYTNMTYKAVMSLKYAIYYCPEASYILKADDDSFVNMPFLRNFLRHDVSPYGAENLFLCNDMSGSPALRDPTSKWYVPEQDFPDKFFPSYCSGWYAVFTPDICFKLYREAQKLKYLYIDDAFVYGIAGKKGGVKHVDFAYYTLAYRDLRLLWNGTYDDLPIMFGSPNMGPDLIYKAYDYFRDKPVKQSINKQLGNVD; from the exons ATGAGGTTTTGCTTATGGCAGACTTGCTCTGAAAGAG gaataaaagaaaaatcaaactTACTAGGAATATCGCTCCTCATTTCAACCATACTAATCTACTTGACTGTGTATCGCCTAACAACCATACCAAAAACCATGGAATGCATAAGCTTGTACCAGAGACCACACGAGAATCATCGCATTAAAATCAAACCGTTCAAACACAGTTTCCCATTTGAAGAACTCGAATCTAATGACTTTACTAAACTGGTTAATCTCACAAACTTCTCGTTTACTAACGTTAATGAATCAGTTTGCAAGGAAGCAGATGTTCTGCTGTTGGTTCTAGTGCCTTCGGCACCTAAAAATGGAAAGAAACGTGAAGCCATCAGGAAAACTTGGGGTTACGCAGCCAAAGATACCAAAGTATTATTTATGTTAGGAATATCTAGTGATGAAGGCGTTGAGAGAGCTGTGCAAGAAGAAAGTAGCATTCACAAAGATATTGTGCAAGGAAACTTCATAGATGCTTATACAAACATGACTTATAAAGCAGTAATGAGTCTTAAGTACGCCATTTACTACTGTCCAGAGGCCTCTTACATACTAAAAGCTGATGACGACTCATTTGTAAATATGCCATTTTTAAGAAACTTCTTAAGGCATGATGTTTCACCTTATGGAgcagaaaatttgtttttatgcaATGACATGAGTGGCTCTCCAGCCCTAAGGGATCCAACCTCCAAGTGGTATGTTCCAGAACAAGATTTTCCAGATAAATTCTTCCCCAGCTACTGCTCTGGATGGTATGCCGTATTCACTCCAGATATCTGCTTCAAATTATACAGAGAAgcacaaaaattaaagtatttatatatcGATGATGCGTTTGTTTATGGGATTGCCGGCAAAAAAGGCGGAGTGAAACATGTTGATTTTGCTTACTACACTTTGGCTTATCGCGATCTCAGATTACTTTGGAATGGCACTTATGATGACTTACCCATTATGTTTGGATCTCCTAACATGGGTCCTGATTTAATTTATAAGGCGTATGATTATTTCAGGGATAAGCCGGTGAAGCAGTCGATAAATAAGCAACTTGGTAACGTTGACTAA
- the LOC126748604 gene encoding beta-1,3-galactosyltransferase 5-like isoform X3 — translation MRFSGIKEKSNLLGISLLISTILIYLTVYRLTTIPKTMECISLYQRPHENHRIKIKPFKHSFPFEELESNDFTKLVNLTNFSFTNVNESVCKEADVLLLVLVPSAPKNGKKREAIRKTWGYAAKDTKVLFMLGISSDEGVERAVQEESSIHKDIVQGNFIDAYTNMTYKAVMSLKYAIYYCPEASYILKADDDSFVNMPFLRNFLRHDVSPYGAENLFLCNDMSGSPALRDPTSKWYVPEQDFPDKFFPSYCSGWYAVFTPDICFKLYREAQKLKYLYIDDAFVYGIAGKKGGVKHVDFAYYTLAYRDLRLLWNGTYDDLPIMFGSPNMGPDLIYKAYDYFRDKPVKQSINKQLGNVD, via the exons ATGCGATTTTCAG gaataaaagaaaaatcaaactTACTAGGAATATCGCTCCTCATTTCAACCATACTAATCTACTTGACTGTGTATCGCCTAACAACCATACCAAAAACCATGGAATGCATAAGCTTGTACCAGAGACCACACGAGAATCATCGCATTAAAATCAAACCGTTCAAACACAGTTTCCCATTTGAAGAACTCGAATCTAATGACTTTACTAAACTGGTTAATCTCACAAACTTCTCGTTTACTAACGTTAATGAATCAGTTTGCAAGGAAGCAGATGTTCTGCTGTTGGTTCTAGTGCCTTCGGCACCTAAAAATGGAAAGAAACGTGAAGCCATCAGGAAAACTTGGGGTTACGCAGCCAAAGATACCAAAGTATTATTTATGTTAGGAATATCTAGTGATGAAGGCGTTGAGAGAGCTGTGCAAGAAGAAAGTAGCATTCACAAAGATATTGTGCAAGGAAACTTCATAGATGCTTATACAAACATGACTTATAAAGCAGTAATGAGTCTTAAGTACGCCATTTACTACTGTCCAGAGGCCTCTTACATACTAAAAGCTGATGACGACTCATTTGTAAATATGCCATTTTTAAGAAACTTCTTAAGGCATGATGTTTCACCTTATGGAgcagaaaatttgtttttatgcaATGACATGAGTGGCTCTCCAGCCCTAAGGGATCCAACCTCCAAGTGGTATGTTCCAGAACAAGATTTTCCAGATAAATTCTTCCCCAGCTACTGCTCTGGATGGTATGCCGTATTCACTCCAGATATCTGCTTCAAATTATACAGAGAAgcacaaaaattaaagtatttatatatcGATGATGCGTTTGTTTATGGGATTGCCGGCAAAAAAGGCGGAGTGAAACATGTTGATTTTGCTTACTACACTTTGGCTTATCGCGATCTCAGATTACTTTGGAATGGCACTTATGATGACTTACCCATTATGTTTGGATCTCCTAACATGGGTCCTGATTTAATTTATAAGGCGTATGATTATTTCAGGGATAAGCCGGTGAAGCAGTCGATAAATAAGCAACTTGGTAACGTTGACTAA